From Ignatzschineria sp. RMDPL8A, a single genomic window includes:
- the bioB gene encoding biotin synthase BioB, which produces MTKTIKWTVEQALALFKKPLFELLFEAQQVHREHFDPTKIQVSRLLSIKTGRCSEDCKYCSQSVRYDTDVEAEKLMEVEKVIEAAKVAKEEGASRFCMGAAWRNPKARDMPYIKKMIAEVKNLGMETCMTLGHLTKEQADDLADTGLDYYNHNLDTSPEFYGDIVTTHTYQNRLDTLDHVRNSGMKICSGGIIGLGEELKDRASLLVQLANMDKAPESVPINRLIPIKGTPLGENDPVDDFDFIRTIAVARIMMPESMVRLSAGRETMSPELQALCFMAGANSIFYGAKLLTSPNADKDDDNALFERLDLTATDNPRMQTVQ; this is translated from the coding sequence ATGACAAAAACAATAAAATGGACCGTTGAACAAGCGTTAGCACTTTTTAAGAAACCTCTATTTGAGCTGCTTTTCGAAGCGCAACAAGTGCATCGCGAACATTTCGATCCTACAAAAATTCAGGTCAGCCGTCTGCTTTCAATCAAGACTGGCCGCTGTTCGGAAGACTGTAAATATTGTTCTCAAAGTGTGCGTTATGACACCGATGTCGAAGCTGAGAAGCTGATGGAGGTCGAGAAGGTGATCGAGGCTGCGAAAGTGGCGAAAGAGGAGGGCGCATCGCGATTCTGTATGGGCGCTGCGTGGCGTAATCCTAAAGCGCGCGACATGCCGTACATTAAAAAAATGATTGCTGAAGTGAAAAACTTAGGCATGGAAACCTGTATGACGCTTGGCCATTTAACCAAAGAGCAAGCGGACGATTTAGCCGATACAGGCCTTGATTATTACAACCACAACTTAGATACCTCGCCTGAATTTTACGGCGATATCGTCACCACTCACACCTATCAAAACCGTCTTGATACCTTGGATCACGTGCGCAATTCCGGCATGAAGATCTGCTCGGGCGGAATTATTGGCCTTGGTGAGGAACTCAAAGACCGTGCATCGCTTTTAGTGCAATTAGCGAACATGGATAAAGCGCCAGAAAGCGTGCCCATCAATCGTTTAATCCCGATTAAAGGAACGCCGCTTGGAGAGAATGATCCGGTGGATGATTTTGACTTTATTCGTACCATTGCCGTTGCGCGTATTATGATGCCTGAATCGATGGTACGCCTCTCAGCAGGCCGTGAAACGATGAGTCCTGAACTCCAAGCGCTCTGCTTTATGGCGGGGGCAAACTCAATTTTCTACGGGGCAAAATTGCTCACAAGTCCAAATGCCGATAAAGATGATGATAATGCACTTTTCGAGCGTTTAGATTTAACTGCAACTGATAACCCACGCATGCAGACAGTTCAATAG
- a CDS encoding HlyD family efflux transporter periplasmic adaptor subunit — MQQGKNRKLFLGGAAIALIIALTASYLLQRDDMKGFIKSNGRIEVTPLDISTKLPGRIETILADEGDYVEAGQVVAVMQLDSLEAQLEEAKAYFQQAKHNADSAKAMVAARMSDKEAAEAAVSAKESQLYAAERKMTRIETLVKKGATTEQEFDDQEAYTRVLKSEIATAKSKVLAAQAAVDAAKAQSVAAESQVLAAQATINRVNADIKDSKLVAPVKGRIQYRISEPGEVLGAGGKVLNLLDLSKVHMTFFLPTQYTGLLVEGENDGTEVRIILDVAPEYVIPARVTFVSPEAQFTPKTVETEDERQKLMYRVKAKVDPRLLERYRKYIKTGVTGEAYIKADPNAEWPERFAVTLLDEIEANNASADTAKK, encoded by the coding sequence ATGCAACAAGGCAAAAATAGAAAACTCTTCCTAGGTGGCGCCGCCATTGCGCTCATTATCGCGCTCACCGCAAGCTATCTGCTCCAGCGCGACGACATGAAAGGATTCATCAAAAGTAACGGTCGCATCGAAGTTACCCCCTTAGATATCTCCACGAAACTCCCTGGCCGGATTGAGACCATTTTGGCCGATGAAGGGGATTATGTGGAAGCGGGACAAGTCGTTGCGGTAATGCAGCTCGACTCCCTTGAGGCACAACTTGAAGAGGCAAAAGCCTATTTTCAACAAGCGAAACACAATGCCGATTCCGCAAAAGCGATGGTAGCTGCGCGCATGAGCGATAAAGAAGCTGCTGAAGCGGCGGTGTCTGCAAAAGAGAGCCAACTTTATGCGGCTGAGCGCAAAATGACACGTATTGAAACGCTCGTCAAAAAAGGCGCCACCACCGAACAAGAATTTGATGACCAAGAGGCCTATACGCGCGTTCTCAAATCGGAAATCGCCACCGCGAAATCAAAAGTTCTCGCAGCGCAAGCTGCTGTTGATGCGGCTAAAGCACAATCCGTTGCCGCTGAATCACAAGTCTTAGCGGCGCAAGCGACCATCAATCGCGTAAATGCCGATATTAAAGACAGTAAACTTGTCGCGCCGGTAAAAGGCCGCATTCAATACCGCATCTCTGAGCCCGGTGAAGTCTTAGGCGCTGGCGGTAAGGTGCTCAACCTTCTTGATCTATCGAAAGTTCATATGACCTTCTTCCTCCCCACTCAATACACCGGTTTACTCGTTGAAGGGGAAAACGATGGTACCGAAGTGCGCATTATTTTAGACGTAGCTCCAGAATATGTAATCCCGGCGCGTGTAACCTTTGTCTCGCCCGAAGCGCAATTTACCCCAAAAACCGTTGAAACTGAAGATGAGCGCCAGAAACTGATGTACCGCGTAAAAGCGAAAGTCGATCCACGCCTTCTTGAGCGTTATCGTAAATATATTAAAACCGGCGTCACCGGCGAAGCCTACATCAAAGCCGATCCCAATGCCGAGTGGCCTGAACGCTTTGCCGTCACTCTTCTCGATGAGATTGAAGCAAACAACGCAAGTGCCGATACAGCCAAAAAATAG
- a CDS encoding 8-amino-7-oxononanoate synthase translates to MHFTQRMKETLAERSASDSYRQRKMTKATDLGRMIEINGARYLNFSSNDYLGLSQAPEVVEAWKTGADLYGVGSAGSGHITGYNEALANLENKLASWLGYDRAIVYPSGFTANQAVIKALIEKEDRIVADRLSHASLMEASMMVPGRLTRFHHNDLDSLQKRMNALPDGFNGGTLVITEGLFSMDGDEAPLREIFDETARHDNSWLMVDDAHGIGVNGEKGRGTCAKHGIKPDLLIVTFGKAFGLSGAALLCSDLVAEYFTQVSRPLIYSTAIPPAQAYTLHEIVKLIEVGDDRRAQLRQNIDQFKTGLIKMGIEPISDSAIQPIIIGGNDESLQLATKLQERGIWITAIRPPTVPPNSARLRITLTAAHTESDIAQLLETFANVYRG, encoded by the coding sequence ATGCACTTTACACAACGTATGAAGGAGACGCTGGCCGAGCGATCGGCTAGCGATAGCTATCGTCAGCGCAAAATGACTAAAGCCACCGATCTTGGTCGAATGATCGAGATTAATGGTGCGCGTTATCTCAATTTTTCCTCCAATGATTACCTCGGCCTAAGTCAAGCGCCGGAGGTGGTTGAAGCGTGGAAAACGGGCGCCGATCTGTATGGCGTTGGTAGCGCAGGCTCGGGGCATATTACCGGCTACAATGAAGCGCTCGCGAATCTTGAAAATAAGCTGGCATCTTGGCTTGGCTATGATCGGGCAATTGTCTATCCATCGGGCTTTACCGCGAATCAAGCGGTGATTAAAGCCTTGATTGAAAAAGAGGATCGCATTGTTGCCGATCGATTAAGTCATGCCTCTTTAATGGAAGCGTCGATGATGGTGCCGGGGCGATTAACGCGCTTTCATCATAATGATCTCGATTCGTTACAAAAGCGGATGAATGCGCTTCCGGACGGATTTAATGGGGGCACGCTTGTCATTACCGAAGGCCTTTTTAGTATGGATGGTGATGAAGCGCCGCTCCGTGAGATTTTTGATGAAACGGCTCGTCATGATAATAGCTGGCTGATGGTCGATGATGCTCATGGCATTGGGGTCAATGGCGAAAAAGGGCGGGGCACTTGCGCTAAGCATGGCATTAAGCCCGATCTTTTGATTGTTACCTTTGGTAAAGCCTTTGGGTTAAGTGGTGCTGCGCTCCTTTGCTCGGATTTGGTGGCAGAGTATTTTACGCAAGTCTCTCGTCCGCTTATCTACAGTACCGCGATTCCGCCGGCGCAAGCCTATACGCTCCATGAGATTGTGAAACTCATCGAAGTAGGGGATGATCGTCGAGCACAACTGCGCCAAAATATCGATCAATTTAAGACGGGGCTCATTAAAATGGGGATCGAGCCGATCTCAGATAGCGCCATTCAGCCCATTATTATTGGCGGAAATGACGAAAGCCTACAGCTCGCAACAAAGCTACAAGAGCGGGGGATCTGGATTACCGCGATCCGCCCGCCCACAGTGCCACCCAATAGCGCGCGTTTACGCATTACGTTAACGGCGGCTCACACCGAGTCCGATATTGCACAACTTCTGGAGACGTTTGCGAATGTCTATCGTGGATAA
- the rbbA gene encoding ribosome-associated ATPase/putative transporter RbbA — protein MVKESVVSVKNVTLKYGENIALDNLSIDIPSGIVVGMIGPDGVGKSSLLSLIAGARAIQTGEVIVLGGDMGEKSVRDITCPRIAYMPQGLGKNLYPTLSVEENLQFFGRLFGHDAKERRERIDDLTKSTGLFPFLDRPAGKLSGGMKQKLGLCCALIHDPDLLILDEPTTGVDPLARAQFWDLIDRIREDRPEMSVIVATAYMDEAERFKWLIAMDDGEILATGAPKELLERTESDNLEAAFIKLLPEEKRIGYEPVIVPPLNLDKDTAIAIKAEGLTKKFGNFTAVNNVSFEIQKGEIFGFLGSNGCGKSTTMKMLTGLLPVSEGKAWLFGKEIDSNDINTRRRVGYMSQAFSLYSELTVFQNLELHARLFHVAPEEMSGRIEEMVERFELGDVLDMLPNDLPLGMRQRLSLAVAMVHKPELLILDEPTSGVDPVARDNFWRFLIELSRNDGVTIFISTHFMNEALRCDRMSMMHAGEVLDSDTPEKLIEKQGTETLEEAFIKYLLDAGAGDDEAMPKKEGHLLDAPTDTENQTPEAFQRFSLQRLLSYTWREALELRRDPVRATLALLGSLILMVTIGYGITLDVEDLPYAILDRDQTTLSHSYANNISGSRYFIEKDPIHNYEELDRRMRNTDIALAIEIPPNFARDVARGNNVEIGVWIDGAMPQRAETIRGYVQGMHQEWLMSEAKYRYGYEFKPAFNVEMRYRYNPDVRSLTAIVPAVIPIMLLLIPAMLTALSVVREKELGSIINLYVTPVSKLEFLLGKQVPYIIISMLNYFLMVGLAIFYFEVPMKGGFFTLTIITFFFCIFSTGFGLFASTLTKSQIGAMFFTIIGTLIPAIQFAGMLNPVSALDGFGRVIGEIYPASHMLTATRGVFSKALYLNDLSSELMILMITAPIIVLCSVMLLKKQDS, from the coding sequence ATGGTTAAAGAATCTGTTGTTTCAGTCAAAAATGTGACGTTAAAATATGGGGAGAATATCGCTCTTGATAATCTCTCCATCGATATTCCGAGCGGAATTGTCGTTGGCATGATTGGCCCCGATGGTGTCGGAAAATCGAGTCTGCTCTCGTTAATTGCCGGTGCCCGCGCGATTCAAACCGGAGAAGTGATCGTACTCGGCGGCGATATGGGTGAAAAATCTGTTCGCGATATTACCTGCCCACGCATCGCTTATATGCCGCAAGGCCTTGGGAAAAACCTCTATCCCACCCTTTCTGTAGAAGAAAACTTACAGTTTTTTGGCCGCCTCTTTGGGCACGATGCAAAAGAGCGTCGTGAGCGGATTGATGATCTTACTAAAAGTACTGGACTCTTCCCCTTCTTAGATCGTCCTGCTGGGAAACTCTCTGGTGGAATGAAGCAGAAACTTGGGCTCTGCTGCGCGCTAATTCACGACCCCGACCTGCTTATTTTGGACGAACCAACCACCGGTGTTGACCCGCTCGCACGTGCGCAATTTTGGGATCTGATCGATCGCATTCGTGAAGATCGCCCTGAGATGAGCGTCATTGTGGCCACCGCCTATATGGATGAAGCGGAACGCTTTAAGTGGCTGATTGCTATGGACGATGGTGAAATTCTCGCAACCGGCGCACCGAAAGAGCTGTTAGAACGTACCGAATCAGACAATCTTGAAGCGGCGTTTATTAAGCTCCTTCCCGAGGAAAAACGCATCGGCTATGAACCTGTGATCGTGCCGCCCCTTAATCTCGATAAAGATACTGCGATCGCCATTAAAGCGGAAGGATTAACCAAAAAGTTTGGCAATTTTACCGCCGTGAATAATGTCAGTTTTGAGATTCAAAAGGGCGAAATTTTTGGCTTTCTCGGCTCAAATGGCTGCGGTAAATCAACGACGATGAAGATGCTCACAGGTCTACTTCCTGTTTCTGAAGGAAAGGCGTGGCTCTTTGGGAAAGAGATCGATTCTAACGATATTAATACCCGTCGCCGCGTTGGCTATATGTCCCAAGCGTTCTCACTCTATAGCGAGCTGACCGTCTTTCAAAACTTAGAACTCCACGCCCGCCTTTTCCATGTAGCGCCTGAAGAGATGAGTGGCCGCATTGAGGAGATGGTGGAGCGCTTTGAGCTTGGCGATGTGCTCGATATGCTCCCGAATGACCTTCCACTTGGGATGCGTCAACGCTTATCCCTTGCCGTTGCGATGGTGCATAAACCCGAACTCTTAATTTTGGATGAACCCACCTCCGGCGTTGACCCGGTGGCGCGGGATAACTTTTGGCGTTTTCTCATTGAGCTCTCGCGAAATGATGGCGTCACCATCTTTATTTCCACCCACTTTATGAATGAGGCGCTCCGCTGTGATCGCATGTCGATGATGCATGCGGGCGAAGTACTCGACAGTGATACGCCGGAAAAACTGATTGAAAAACAAGGCACCGAGACGCTCGAAGAAGCGTTTATTAAGTACCTGCTTGATGCCGGTGCGGGCGATGATGAAGCAATGCCGAAAAAAGAGGGCCATCTTTTAGACGCGCCCACTGACACTGAAAATCAAACTCCTGAGGCCTTCCAACGTTTTAGTCTTCAGCGCCTTTTAAGTTATACCTGGCGTGAGGCCTTAGAGCTGCGTCGTGATCCGGTTCGTGCAACCTTAGCGCTCCTTGGATCGCTCATTTTAATGGTGACGATCGGCTATGGGATTACCCTCGATGTGGAAGATCTCCCCTACGCGATTTTAGACCGTGACCAAACAACATTGAGCCACAGTTATGCCAATAATATTTCTGGCTCCCGCTACTTTATCGAAAAAGATCCGATCCATAATTATGAGGAGCTCGACCGGCGCATGCGCAATACCGATATCGCCCTTGCCATCGAGATTCCGCCAAATTTTGCGCGAGATGTGGCCCGCGGGAATAATGTCGAAATCGGCGTTTGGATTGATGGCGCAATGCCTCAACGGGCGGAAACTATTCGCGGCTATGTCCAAGGGATGCACCAAGAGTGGCTGATGAGCGAGGCAAAATATCGCTATGGTTATGAGTTTAAACCGGCCTTTAATGTGGAGATGCGGTATCGCTATAACCCCGATGTGCGAAGCTTAACTGCCATTGTGCCAGCAGTGATTCCAATTATGCTGCTCCTCATTCCCGCGATGCTCACAGCGCTCTCGGTAGTGCGCGAAAAAGAGCTAGGCTCCATTATTAACCTCTATGTCACCCCCGTCAGTAAACTTGAATTTTTATTAGGGAAACAGGTGCCCTATATTATTATTTCGATGCTCAACTATTTCTTAATGGTAGGGCTTGCGATCTTCTATTTTGAAGTGCCGATGAAGGGCGGATTTTTCACCCTGACGATCATCACCTTCTTCTTCTGTATCTTTTCAACGGGCTTTGGGCTCTTTGCTTCAACGCTAACGAAAAGCCAGATCGGCGCAATGTTCTTTACCATTATCGGCACGCTTATTCCCGCAATCCAATTTGCCGGAATGCTCAACCCCGTCTCGGCACTTGATGGATTTGGCCGGGTGATTGGTGAGATCTACCCCGCCTCCCATATGCTCACTGCAACTCGCGGCGTCTTTAGTAAAGCGCTCTATCTCAACGATCTCTCAAGCGAGCTTATGATCTTGATGATTACCGCGCCGATTATCGTCCTTTGCAGCGTAATGCTTCTTAAAAAACAGGATTCCTAA
- a CDS encoding alpha/beta hydrolase, which translates to MAQLLINGTIKPYLEMGSADGTPLLFLHGILGAKETWEPVMETLCNDEEFNNTHHLLAYSLAGFGKENKNTPKETFNTAIHADELIAFCDALSLSKIKVVAWSYACHSVLLAAIKRPDLFKTILLYECIVPSYGLENSRDKMKAFTRDITRMMAPSIKAIRRGDLLEAANQFALACSNNESFLDSQSPRVQAIKADNLHTLPLLLSQENPAPITPDTIKTISAKIGILWGEKSRAIFKLASNALQGALDPEQLIKGSGEIANVHHLLPEENPEQFAELIRPLLI; encoded by the coding sequence ATGGCTCAACTACTGATAAATGGCACCATTAAACCCTATCTTGAAATGGGTAGCGCGGATGGCACCCCGCTTCTCTTCTTGCACGGCATTTTAGGCGCTAAAGAGACGTGGGAGCCAGTGATGGAAACGCTCTGCAACGACGAGGAGTTTAACAACACCCATCATCTTCTCGCCTACTCACTTGCAGGATTTGGCAAAGAGAATAAAAATACGCCGAAAGAGACGTTTAATACCGCCATTCACGCCGATGAGCTCATCGCCTTTTGCGATGCGCTCTCACTTAGTAAAATTAAGGTAGTGGCATGGTCCTATGCGTGCCATTCAGTGCTGCTTGCCGCAATCAAGCGTCCCGATCTTTTCAAAACGATCCTCCTTTATGAGTGCATTGTGCCAAGCTACGGCCTTGAAAACTCGCGCGATAAAATGAAGGCGTTCACCCGTGACATTACCCGCATGATGGCGCCTTCCATAAAAGCGATTCGTCGCGGCGATCTTCTCGAGGCGGCCAACCAATTTGCGCTAGCATGCAGTAATAATGAATCTTTTCTTGATTCACAATCCCCGCGCGTGCAGGCGATTAAAGCTGATAATCTCCACACATTGCCGCTTCTCTTATCGCAAGAGAATCCCGCGCCGATTACCCCGGACACAATTAAGACCATTTCAGCTAAGATCGGCATTCTCTGGGGTGAAAAATCCCGCGCGATTTTCAAACTTGCATCAAACGCACTTCAAGGTGCTCTCGATCCTGAGCAGTTAATTAAAGGCTCTGGTGAAATTGCGAACGTTCACCATCTTCTTCCTGAAGAGAATCCCGAGCAATTTGCCGAGCTGATTAGGCCATTATTGATATAG
- the bioC gene encoding malonyl-ACP O-methyltransferase BioC: protein MSIVDKSSVAMAFGRAATRYDSASELQQRVGRVLIDALVEKMMFSPHNHHILDAGCGTGFLSHELKANYQTVTALDLSSEMLETARMKNVADHYIKGDIEALPFEDESFCFSVSNLAVQWCHHLDVAARELTRVVKKRGYAFFTTIVDHSLFELDEAWRAVDDRKHTLDFLKTDAVHEALSGLSYELIPFTETLYFDDCISVLRSLQNIGATTLPERRQGLMGRSVLKTLSEAYPKKDGKFPLTYHLVLGVIRHE from the coding sequence ATGTCTATCGTGGATAAATCAAGCGTTGCCATGGCGTTTGGCCGAGCAGCGACGCGGTATGATTCAGCCTCTGAATTACAACAGCGCGTGGGGAGAGTCTTAATCGATGCGCTCGTTGAAAAGATGATGTTTTCCCCGCACAATCACCATATTTTAGATGCCGGTTGCGGTACGGGGTTTTTAAGTCATGAACTTAAAGCGAACTATCAAACCGTGACGGCGCTCGATCTATCGTCTGAAATGCTTGAGACGGCGCGGATGAAAAATGTGGCCGATCATTATATTAAAGGCGATATCGAAGCGCTTCCCTTTGAGGATGAATCGTTCTGTTTTTCCGTGAGCAATCTTGCGGTGCAGTGGTGTCATCATTTAGATGTGGCAGCGCGGGAATTAACGCGCGTGGTGAAAAAGCGCGGTTATGCTTTTTTTACCACCATTGTGGATCATTCACTATTTGAGCTTGATGAGGCGTGGCGCGCGGTCGATGATCGAAAGCACACCCTCGATTTTCTTAAAACGGATGCTGTACATGAGGCGCTTTCAGGGCTCTCTTATGAGTTAATTCCCTTTACGGAAACGCTCTATTTTGATGATTGTATTTCGGTTTTACGCAGCTTACAAAACATTGGAGCAACCACTTTACCCGAACGCCGACAAGGTTTAATGGGGCGCAGTGTCCTCAAAACCTTATCGGAGGCGTATCCTAAAAAAGATGGCAAATTTCCATTAACTTATCACCTTGTATTAGGAGTGATTCGACATGAATAA
- the bioD gene encoding dethiobiotin synthase, with protein sequence MNNAWFITGTDTEVGKTYVSSLILQTLNAHQYQTVGYKPIASGAEATEMGFKNPDAVAHLKASNSDVALTYDEVNPYFFEIATAPHLLSRAENRPIEFKVMTQGAEHLLTKSHYLLVEGAGGWFTPLNEEGTFADWVIKNRFPVVVVVGLKLGCINHALLTFEAVKQAGLPILGWVGNHIHDGDDCYIHDYMESIHELTDIPCLGEVKHGAEFRETNLNIAPLIEHYSV encoded by the coding sequence ATGAATAATGCCTGGTTTATTACCGGAACCGATACGGAAGTGGGGAAAACCTACGTCTCCTCATTAATTTTACAAACGCTCAATGCGCACCAGTACCAAACGGTAGGCTATAAACCGATCGCATCGGGCGCGGAAGCCACAGAGATGGGCTTTAAAAACCCCGATGCCGTAGCCCATTTAAAGGCCTCAAACTCGGATGTAGCGCTTACGTACGATGAAGTGAACCCTTACTTTTTTGAGATTGCAACGGCACCACATCTCTTAAGTCGTGCGGAAAATCGCCCGATCGAATTTAAAGTGATGACGCAAGGGGCGGAGCACCTTTTAACGAAATCTCACTATCTTTTAGTGGAAGGCGCGGGAGGTTGGTTTACGCCGCTCAATGAGGAAGGAACCTTTGCCGATTGGGTCATTAAAAACCGTTTTCCGGTGGTGGTTGTAGTCGGTTTGAAACTTGGTTGCATTAATCATGCACTACTGACCTTTGAAGCAGTGAAACAGGCAGGGTTACCGATTTTAGGCTGGGTCGGCAATCATATTCACGATGGCGATGATTGTTATATCCACGATTATATGGAATCGATCCACGAGCTTACTGATATTCCATGCTTAGGTGAGGTCAAACATGGCGCTGAGTTTCGTGAAACGAACCTCAATATCGCGCCCTTAATTGAGCATTATTCCGTATAG
- the bioA gene encoding adenosylmethionine--8-amino-7-oxononanoate transaminase: MTKIDTSFDTRHIWHPYTSMSEPLPCYPVDSASGVTLHLEDGRTLIDGMSSWWAALHGYNHPVLNEAIKNQLDKMSHVMFGGITHRPAVDLCKRLVEMTPDPLECVFLADSGSVAVEVALKMAFQYWHAKGEKRHKIVSLSHAYHGDTFGAMSVCDPKNSMHSIYEGYLPEHLFAPTFTLGFDDEWDDSAVDELFTLVEDNADDISAIIVEPIVQGAGGMRMYHPNYLKTIRELCDHFGILMIADEIATGFGRTGKLFACEHAEIAPDIMCVGKAITGGYMTLSATLTTRHIADTISNGEAKCFMHGPTFMGNPLACSVALASLSLLDNGAWESNVSRIEAQLKEELFVLKGHEDIEDVRVLGAIGVIELKTPINQEKMQAYFVENGVWIRPFNKLVYIMPPYVIKEEELRQLTGSLVNLLNRPDFKEFLA; this comes from the coding sequence ATGACTAAAATCGATACCTCCTTTGATACACGCCACATTTGGCACCCTTACACCTCCATGAGTGAACCGCTCCCTTGCTATCCTGTTGATTCGGCAAGCGGTGTGACACTTCATCTGGAAGATGGTCGCACCTTGATTGATGGAATGTCCTCTTGGTGGGCGGCGCTTCATGGCTACAATCACCCCGTATTAAACGAGGCGATCAAAAATCAGCTCGATAAAATGAGCCATGTAATGTTTGGTGGCATTACCCATCGCCCAGCGGTGGATCTTTGTAAACGACTGGTCGAGATGACGCCCGATCCGCTTGAGTGCGTATTTCTTGCCGACTCGGGTTCGGTCGCGGTTGAAGTCGCGCTTAAAATGGCCTTTCAATATTGGCACGCCAAAGGGGAAAAACGCCACAAAATCGTGAGCCTTTCCCACGCTTATCACGGCGATACCTTTGGCGCGATGTCGGTCTGTGATCCGAAAAACTCCATGCATAGTATTTATGAAGGCTATCTCCCAGAGCATCTATTTGCTCCAACCTTTACCCTTGGATTTGATGATGAGTGGGATGATTCGGCGGTGGATGAGCTCTTCACTTTAGTGGAAGATAATGCCGATGACATTAGCGCAATTATTGTGGAGCCGATCGTGCAAGGCGCGGGCGGAATGCGCATGTATCACCCCAATTATCTCAAAACAATTCGGGAACTTTGCGACCACTTTGGCATCTTAATGATCGCCGATGAGATCGCAACGGGCTTTGGCCGCACCGGAAAACTCTTTGCTTGCGAACATGCCGAGATTGCCCCCGATATTATGTGCGTTGGTAAAGCGATTACCGGCGGATATATGACTCTATCTGCAACGCTCACCACGCGCCACATCGCCGATACCATCAGTAATGGCGAGGCAAAATGCTTTATGCACGGCCCAACCTTTATGGGAAATCCTCTCGCGTGTTCGGTTGCTTTAGCGAGTCTCTCACTGCTTGATAATGGCGCATGGGAATCGAACGTTTCCCGCATTGAAGCGCAACTTAAAGAGGAGCTTTTCGTATTAAAAGGCCACGAGGATATTGAAGATGTTCGCGTCCTTGGCGCCATTGGCGTGATCGAGCTTAAAACCCCGATTAACCAAGAAAAAATGCAGGCCTACTTTGTTGAAAATGGCGTCTGGATACGCCCCTTTAATAAACTCGTCTACATCATGCCGCCCTATGTGATTAAAGAGGAAGAGCTCCGTCAATTGACCGGTAGTTTAGTTAATCTCTTAAATCGCCCGGACTTTAAGGAGTTTTTAGCATAG
- a CDS encoding ABC transporter permease — protein MRKISNIYFLGIKELWSLIRDPVLLVLIAFTFTVSVYTAATAVPDGLQNASIAVVDEDRSTLSERIQTAFYPPQFTPPKEITLSEMDHGMDKGAYTFVMNIPPYFQKDVLGGRYPTLQLNIDATRMTQAFTGNMIINQIINGEVSEYLQRYRSEALYPVKLVERMRFNPNLTASWFGALTEIINLITMLSILLTGAALIRERERGTVEHLLVMPLTPFEIMLSKIWSMGLVVLIASTLSLTFVVQGVLSVPVEGSVLLFVCGAALHLFATTSMGIYLATLARNMPQFGMLMLLVLIPLQMLSGGMTARESMPELIQTVMLAAPTTHFIELGKAILFRGAGFEIVWPSFFYLLIIGSCFFFFAHQRFRSTISQMA, from the coding sequence ATGCGTAAAATTTCCAATATCTATTTTTTAGGCATCAAAGAGCTTTGGAGCCTGATTCGTGATCCTGTATTACTGGTCTTGATCGCCTTTACCTTCACCGTTTCGGTCTATACCGCGGCCACAGCTGTACCTGATGGGCTGCAAAATGCGAGTATTGCCGTTGTTGATGAAGATCGTTCCACTTTATCAGAACGCATTCAAACCGCCTTCTATCCGCCCCAATTTACACCGCCAAAAGAGATTACTTTGAGTGAAATGGATCATGGCATGGACAAAGGGGCCTACACCTTTGTCATGAACATTCCACCCTATTTTCAAAAAGATGTGCTTGGTGGCCGTTATCCAACACTGCAACTCAACATTGATGCAACGCGCATGACGCAAGCCTTTACCGGCAATATGATAATTAATCAAATTATCAATGGCGAGGTGAGTGAATATCTCCAACGCTATCGCAGTGAGGCGCTCTACCCAGTAAAACTCGTCGAACGCATGCGGTTTAACCCCAATCTTACGGCGTCTTGGTTTGGCGCGCTAACGGAGATTATTAACCTTATTACCATGCTTTCGATCCTTTTAACAGGAGCGGCGCTGATTCGCGAACGGGAGCGAGGAACAGTGGAGCATCTTCTGGTGATGCCGCTCACGCCCTTTGAGATTATGCTCTCTAAAATTTGGTCGATGGGGCTTGTGGTCTTAATCGCGTCAACCTTATCGCTCACCTTTGTGGTGCAAGGGGTATTAAGTGTGCCGGTCGAAGGCTCGGTGCTCCTCTTTGTTTGTGGTGCGGCCCTTCATCTTTTTGCCACCACCTCCATGGGGATTTATCTTGCGACGCTTGCGCGCAATATGCCGCAATTTGGGATGCTGATGCTACTCGTCTTAATTCCGCTACAGATGTTATCGGGCGGGATGACCGCGCGGGAAAGTATGCCGGAATTGATTCAAACTGTGATGCTTGCAGCACCCACAACTCACTTTATTGAACTTGGAAAAGCGATTTTATTCCGCGGCGCCGGCTTTGAGATTGTGTGGCCCTCGTTCTTCTATCTGCTTATTATCGGCTCGTGTTTCTTCTTCTTTGCCCATCAACGCTTCCGTTCGACGATTAGCCAGATGGCATAA